The window GTCTTGGGTTTGCCGACATCCGCATATTCATGCTTGATGGGCTTGACGCCGCGCGTCTCGTTTCGGAACAGGGAAAAATCGTCGTCTTGCATGTCAGCCTCCGCGAAGGTGGCTAGTTTAACCAGGTGTGGTCTGCGCGGCGTGACAAAAATGCGGACATGCTGAAGGGAAACGATCTGTAGGAGCTGCAGCAGGCTGCGAGTTGCGGTGTGCCGGACAGATTGCTTTCGCAGCCTTCGGCAGCTCCTACATAAGTTGCAATTGGATCAGTCGTGCTTCTTCATCAGGTGCGGGGACATGTTCAGCCCGCTTTTGCGACGCATGCTCAGACGGCAACGGCGCCACAACCAGATTCCCAGATACAGCACCAACAAGCCGCCAGCGACGACAAACGCCGCACCCAGCGGGCTGGCATTGAGCTCACCCAATGCGGGCGGGCGACCGATCAGGCTTGAAACCCCAGCCATCGTCAGCAACACACCGAAGGTCGCCAGTAGTGCGGCCATCCCTGCGCCAAGGCGCATTCCCCAACTGCCAGGTCCTTTGGGACGCAAGCGGCGGGCATCGAAACCATCGGATACTTTCATTCCGATTTCCTCTGAGGGTATCGGCGCTCTGACCCGGATATGACCCCGGTGGTTCCCGGTTCCCGGGATTCAAAGGCAAATGCGAGTGATTAATGGATGGGCGGCTGATGCAGCCCTGGCAGCCGGGTTATCCAGCGCAGGGCTCTGCGGCCTTCAGATCAGATCTTTGGTCAGTGCCAGCGTCGCGAAGTTGTCGTTCATGATCGCCATTTCAGTGCGATGAACAATGTGTGCACTCACCACGCCGTCGGGGCTTGGCAGATCGCGAGTCGCGCAGGCATCGTCGACCAGCGTGCAGCGGTAGCCGTAATCCTTGGCGGCACGCACTGTGGTGCTGATGCTCGAATGACTCATGAAGCCACAGACGATCAAATCCAGATGACCGAGGCTCTGCAGCAGATCATCCAGCCCTGTACCGTTAAAAGCGTTTGGCAGGCGCTTTTCAACCACCGGTTCACCGGCTTCAGGCAGCAACTGGGCAAGAAACTCACCCCGTTCGCCCTGGGGATCAAAGAGGCCGCCGACAGTGCCGAGATGGCGGATATGCACGATCGGGCATTTGGCAAGGCGCGCAGCCGCGACCAGTTGGCAGATGTTGGCGACAGCCTCGTCAATGCCGGTCAAGGCCAGTGGGCCGCTTGTGTATTCTTTCTGGGCGTCAATGATGATCAGCGTGGCATTGCTCAAAGTGGCGGCTGCATAACCGCGGCCACTGAGTTGAAACATGGTCTTTGGATCGGACATCGGGGGCTCCTTCGTGTGGGGCTTTTGCGACATTCTCCTCCGGCTGAGCGGTTCTGTGAATGGCGACGACAAGAAGCTCCGGTTTCTTTGGCCTGTAGAGGCATCGATCGGGTAGGGCCTGATTATGCCTTGATTGAAATGCCAGGTATCTGAAAACCTTGCATGGGGTGCATTCCTGGGGGTGCTGGCATTCAGGCATCGTGTGATCGGATCATGGCTGATAGAATCGCGCCACTGTCTTTCCAAGGAGTTTGTCCCCGTGATCACATCCCGCTTGCGCACCGTGCGCGACCATATTCGTTGGGCGGTCAGTCGCTTTCACGAAGAAGATCTGTTTTTCGGGCATGGCACCGACAACGCATGGGATGAAGCCCGCCAACTGGTCCTAGGTGCCTTGCACTTGCCTTGGGAGATTGCCGACAGCTACCTGGATTGCCGTCTGGAAGTCGACGAGATTTCCGAGCTGCAGCGCTTGATCGCACGACGCATCGACGAACGCGTGCCGACTCCGTATCTGCTTGGCGAAGCCTGGTTCTGCGGGATGTCCTTCATCGTGGATGATCGAGTGCTGATCCCGCGCTCGCCGATTGCCGAACTGATTGAAAACCACTTTGCCCCATGGCTGGCTGACGAACCGGCGCGGATCCTCGATCTGTGCACGGGGTCGGGCTGTATCGGCATCGCCTGTGCCGATGAGTTCCCCGAGGCCGAAGTCGCACTGGCTGACCTGTCTTTTGCTGCACTGGAAGTCGCCAACCAGAACATCGAGCGCCACGGCATGGATCAACGTGTCTATACCGTCCAGGGTGATGGTTTCGATGGGCTGCCGGGTCAGCGCTTCGACTTGATCGTCTCTAATCCGCCCTATGTCGACTCCGAAGATTTTGCCGATATGCCGGACGAATATCAGCACGAGCCGGAACTGGCTTTGGCGTGCGGCAGTGATGGGTTGAATCTGGTACGCCGGATGCTCAGTCAGGCGGCTGATCACCTGAATGAAAAAGGTTTGCTGATCGTCGAAGTGGGCAATAGCCAGGTTCACGTTCAGGCGCTGTATCCGGAAGTGGACTTTGCCTGGCTTGACTTCCTGCGCGGCGGGCACGGCGTGTTCATGCTGACGGCAGCTCAATGCCGCGAGCATCAGGCGCTGTTTCAGTCGCGGGTCTGAACCAATGCAAGACTTGTAGGAGCTGCCGAAGGCTGCGAATAGCGGTTTGTCTGATGCCTCAAAAAATCAAAGCACTGCGCCTTGAATCGAGTAGCAACAACAGCATCCGGGCGCTGCTGAGTCAGGTTCCGTCCTGACGGCCGGGTCACTTTTGGTGCCAAAAGTAACCAAAACCTCTGCGCTGGTGTCAGCCCCTGTACCGCAGGGGTTCCGCCCTCCGATATCGTGGGGCGGGCACGCGCCGACGGGCCATCCATGGCCCAACGGCGCTCGCTCGGCATCCATGCCGAGCGACCCACCCCACGGCACCTCCACTCAGCCTCCCGACGCGCGTTTGGCGTCGTCTGTAAAATCGCGGCAGGAAAAGCAAAAGCAAATCTGCTCTGCAGATTTTCCAGGATGATTTCCTTCCTGACCCACACTCTGCTTTTGATTCTGGAGGCGTGCGCAAAACGTATGGGCGACACAAATTGCGACTTGTGGCCGGCCGAGCGCAGGTATTGCGCAGTGGGCAACCCGGCATGGATGCCGGGTTAGCCGCACCGGGCCATGGATGGCCCATTGCGGCGGCCCACGGAGCAATGCCGGAGTGAGGGAAGTCTGAGCCTTGGCGAAGACCCGGACAAAGGAGCGTGAGCCTTTTGCTTACTTTTGGGCTTTTCAAAAGTGAGGCGCCGTAAGGGCGCAAAGGTGAATCAGCGTCACCGCCGCTGCTGGATATACATGGTTTTAGGGCTCCACCAACAGAGTATCTACAGGACCGGGGTATGACTGAAATAACTCAAAACCTGTAGGACCTGCCGAAGCCTGCGCACAGCGGTCTGTCAGGCGAACCGCCTTCGCAGCCCTCGTAACCTCGGTCAGCTCCATTCGTGGTGTGCCTGGGCTGACCTCCGGCAATTGCTACCAGACATTACCGTCAGAAATGCTCAGCGATGGGTCGCAATCCAGATCAGCAGCCCGGCCTGAAACACCGCGAACGTCACCAGGCATGCGATGGTGAAGCGCAAGCTGGTGTCTTCGCGCTTGTACTTGTTGACCCGGTCTTCGTGCTGACGGATCGACACTTCCTGCTCAATCATTTTTTTCTCGGCGTTCTCCAGCATCTGCGAGGCTTCGAGAATTTCGATGATCTGAATCTTGTCGTTGTTCCAGGTGCTATGCAGGTTGCCGACCTGAACCTCCTTGAAACTGCCTTTCATGTGCTGCGCGTCGGCATAACCGACTTCGAAACCCTGAGTCTTGAGGAAGTGGTCACGGCGCATGCGGGTGTCTTCGTTCAGCCCGTCTTTGCTGGGCAGCGCAAAGCTTTCCACCTTGTAGGCCGACCAATGCTTCTGCGCCCAGTGAATACCCTGGGCGATCAGGAAGCGGCCAATGCCCCGGTTCCACGGCTCGATCTGCAGGCCTGAGTCCGGGCCGAAACGCACGATATGCGTGGTGTGGTCGACCCAGACATCAAGATGGTTTTGCTCACGACGTACCCGTTGCCCTGGCAACTGGATGTTCATGCGCAGCAGGCTCAGTTCTTTTGCGTGACGCTCGGCACGGCCGAATTCGACGAAGCGCAATGGCCGTCCACCCGTCGCGCGGTCGGTCTGCAGCGGCGCCAGGCGCAGCATCTGGAAAATTTCCGGCTTGACGTCGTCCCAGGGTTGCGGCGGCGGGGCGTCGGCAACCTCGGTCTCATCGGTCATTTCGGCGGTATCGGTATCGGTCATTTCACGGCAATCCTGTCCATGGCACTGCGCAGCAAACACAGTGCCAGCAATCCACTATCGGCCGTTTTTCCCAGTCCTGAAGGGTATCAATGGTTTACTGGCGTCAAATTTCCATGGTTACGGGCGGTCCAGTGCACCAATAAAGTCCAGAATCTGCCTTGACACTTCAGTTGCCAGCGGCAGTTTCGGATTTTTGTAGGACTCAAGCTGGCGATCCATGTCCATGGGCACGATGCGCAGCACATGATTCATGCCGTCGATCAAGGCCAGCTGCGCATCCGGTTTGGCTTCCTTCAGCAGTTGCGCATCGCCAACGCCCACCTGTATGTCGTGCTTGCCCTGAATGATCAGTGCGGGCACTCGCAAGTTGCCGAAC of the Paucimonas lemoignei genome contains:
- a CDS encoding isochorismatase hydrolase, giving the protein MSDPKTMFQLSGRGYAAATLSNATLIIIDAQKEYTSGPLALTGIDEAVANICQLVAAARLAKCPIVHIRHLGTVGGLFDPQGERGEFLAQLLPEAGEPVVEKRLPNAFNGTGLDDLLQSLGHLDLIVCGFMSHSSISTTVRAAKDYGYRCTLVDDACATRDLPSPDGVVSAHIVHRTEMAIMNDNFATLALTKDLI
- the prmB_1 gene encoding N5-glutamine S-adenosyl-L-methionine-dependent methyltransferase yields the protein MITSRLRTVRDHIRWAVSRFHEEDLFFGHGTDNAWDEARQLVLGALHLPWEIADSYLDCRLEVDEISELQRLIARRIDERVPTPYLLGEAWFCGMSFIVDDRVLIPRSPIAELIENHFAPWLADEPARILDLCTGSGCIGIACADEFPEAEVALADLSFAALEVANQNIERHGMDQRVYTVQGDGFDGLPGQRFDLIVSNPPYVDSEDFADMPDEYQHEPELALACGSDGLNLVRRMLSQAADHLNEKGLLIVEVGNSQVHVQALYPEVDFAWLDFLRGGHGVFMLTAAQCREHQALFQSRV